A window from Podospora bellae-mahoneyi strain CBS 112042 chromosome 1 map unlocalized CBS112042p_1, whole genome shotgun sequence encodes these proteins:
- the SDH4 gene encoding membrane anchor subunit of succinate dehydrogenase, Sdh4 (EggNog:ENOG503P2TR; COG:C): MASIARSSLLRQVATKPALQNSIIARAAFHTTAKRDLLPPLPQRVVGTVNDAAPVPPPSPSHGSYHWTFDRLVAASLIPLTVAPFAAGSLNPTMDAVLCATLLIHSHTGFQNIIVDYVPQYRTPRARKAAIWGLNAATVVVGLALYEYETSDVGITETIKRLWKA, encoded by the exons ATGGCCTCCATCGCCCGCTCTTCCCTGCTACGCCAGGTTGCGACAAAGCCTGCTCTCCAGAACAGCATCATCGCGCGTGCTGCTTTCCACACTACCGCCAAGAgggacctcctcccccctcttcccc AGCGTGTTGTTGGCACAG TCAACGATGCTGCCCCCGTaccgcccccttctccctcgcacGGCTCCTACCACTGGACCTTTGACCGTCTCGTCGCTGCGTCCCTGATCCCCCTTACCGTCGCTCCTTTCGCGGCCGGCTctctcaaccccaccatggATGCCGTCCTGTgcgccaccctcctcatccactcTCACACCGGCTTCCAGAACATCATCGTCGATTACGTTCCCCAATACAGAACACCCCGGGCCCGCAAGGCTGCCATCTGGGGCCTCAACGCCGCCACCGTCGTTGTCGGCCTTGCCCTCTACGAGTACGAGACCAGCGATGTCGGCATCACCGAGACCATCAAGAGACTGTGGAAGGCTtaa
- the MSY1 gene encoding tyrosyl-tRNA synthetase (EggNog:ENOG503NTZP; COG:J; BUSCO:EOG09262JRP): protein MAFGKGALMSMSRGSVCRRCLLTMKSMAGGGPISTYAQQRGKKTWHGPKYQAKIDQAQADWEERAEKIKKGEIQHTWDMFVERGYVKDTAGSTKSGAEVNLKCTVFRSRLADFNSGERSHETIRKLMLHKRIGAYTGIDPTAPSLHIGHLLPLMPIFWMYMHGYAGYTLIGGATAKIGDPTDRLVSRTPLKRTDLTMNLVKIHYQLKALWMNVEEQARRRGFEKDWAWKRAVVNNSTWWNSLPLIEVLKRLGDSMRMGPLLSRDTVKNKMSKGDGMSFSEFTYPLMQGWDWWHMYQANGIQMQIGGSDQYGNIVTGVETVKVVRDNEPDPAKKIEGGPFNDPVGFTVPLLTDSAGVKFGKSAGNAVWLDKFQTSEFDLYGYFVRRSDQEVEKLLKLFTFLPMENINEAMKIHSENPARRVAQHLLAFEVVGLVHGMNAAHRTALNHQARYGKQIDIPGITLRMPKAATEDTPPSILDAPKMDMQLPESLIMGKSIGRILYAAGLAKSASEGHRLATQQGAYIGAMPGHKRTEDNKVMDYSQLSFTPIKLWFPQETRNYLIDGKMLILRKGKAQIRVIEMVSDEEWKESGQTYPGEPGTGALRMLRQQLKMLKSGMLTPDEVKANLKNHVEEEAPPPGFMKFPDQDSYAIRRATQELMDEMHQKEVGDDSPREERGE from the exons ATGGCGTTCGGAAAAGGAGCGCTCATGAGCATGAGCAGAGGCTCCGTCTGCCGGAGATGCCTGTTAACGATGAAGTCCATGGCTGGTGGAGGGCCAATATCAACATACGCTCAACAACGCGGCAAAAAGACATGGCACGGCCCCAAGTACCAGGCGAAGATTGACCAGGCACAGGCTGATTGGGAAGAGCGGGCtgaaaagatcaagaagggggagattcAACACACATGGGATATGTTTGTTGAGAGAGGCTATGTGAAAGACACAGCTGG GTCTACAAAGTCTGGCGCTGAGGTAAACTTGAAGTGCACTGTTTTCCGGAGCAGATTGGCTGACTTCAACTCGGGAGAAAGATCTCATGAAACTATTCGCAAACTGATGCTTCACAAACGGATTGGCGCCTATACTGGCATTGACCCAACGGCGCCCTCTCTACACATTGGCCATTTGCTCCCGCTCATGCCGATTTTCTGGATGTATATGCACGGTTACGCTGGTTACACTCTGATCGGTGGCGCGACGGCCAAGATTGGCGACCCTACTGACCGGTTGGTCAGCCGCACGCCTCTCAAAAGGACCGACCTCACCATGAATTTGGTCAAGATACACTACCAACTCAAGGCCCTCTGGATGAATGTGGAAGAACAGGCAAGGAGGCGGGGCTTCGAGAAGGATTGGGCATGGAAACGGGCTGTTGTGAACAACTCTACATGGTGGAACTCGCTTCCTCTGATCGAGGTTCTCAAGAGGTTAGGGGATAGTATGAGAATGGGTCCCTTGCTGTCCCGCGATAC GGTCAAAAACAAAATGTCGAAAGGCGATGGCATGTCCTTCTCAGAATTCACCTACCCGCTCATGCAAGGTTGGGATTGGTGGCATATGTATCAGGCAAATGGAATCCAGATGCAGATCGGTGGCTCCGACCAGTACGGAAACATCGTGACCGGCGTCGAGACGGTGAAAGTCGTCCGTGATAACGAGCCAGATCCGGCGAAAAAAATTGAAGGTGGTCCCTTCAACGATCCGGTCGGCTTCACCGTCCCCCTATTAACAGACTCAGCCGGTGTCAAGTTTGGAAAGAGCGCCGGCAATGCCGTTTGGCTTGACAAGTTCCAGACTTCCGAGTTCGACCTTTACGGTTACTTTGTGCGGCGATCCGATCAAGAGGTCGAgaagcttctcaagctcTTCACCTTCCTGCCTATGGAGAACATCAACGAGGCCATGAAAATCCACAGCGAGAACCCCGCCCGACGAGTTGCTCAACATCTGCTGGCCTTTGAGGTAGTCGGCTTGGTGCACGGCATGAACGCGGCGCATAGGACCGCCCTGAACCACCAGGCCAGGTACGGAAAGCAAATCGACATCCCCGGCATCACGCTCAGGATGCCCAAGGCAGCAACCGAGGACACGCCACCCTCCATTCTAGACGCCCCCAAGATGGACATGCAACTGCCCGAATCTCTCATCATGGGCAAATCCATCGGCCGCATCCTCTACGCCGCAGGCCTCGCAAAGAGCGCCTCAGAAGGCCACCGCCTCGCCACCCAGCAAGGTGCCTACATTGGCGCCATGCCTGGCCACAAGCGCACCGAGGACAACAAGGTGATGGACTACTCCCAACTCAGCTTCACACCCATCAAGCTCTGGTTCCCCCAGGAGACGAGAAACTACCTCATCGACGGCAAGATGCTCATCCTCCGCAAGGGCAAGGCCCAGATTCGCGTCATTGAAATGGTCAGCGAcgaggagtggaaggagtCTGGTCAGACGTACCCTGGCGAGCCGGGGACCGGTGCGCTGCGCATGCTTCGCCAGCAGTTGAAGATGCTAAAGTCGGGGATGCTGACGCCGGACGAGGTCAAGGCCAACTTGAAGAAccatgtcgaggaggaggcgccgCCGCCTGGGTTTATGAAGTTTCCGGATCAGGACTCTTATGCTATTAGGAGGGCGACTCAGGAGCTGATGGATGAGATGCACCAAAAGGAGGTAGGGGATGATTCGCcgagggaagagaggggggaatga